A genomic window from Flavobacterium hankyongi includes:
- a CDS encoding aminopeptidase, translating to MRFLTKILLFSFFLILTETYSQQKIRLSVKVDSTSSILKVNQTVIFTNSSQKSLSEIIVNDWNQAYSNRKTNLGKRLSDEYVRSFHLSRERERGNTTINSVTVNETISTWERLENKTDLISIKLDKKLLPGESINIEFDYILKIPEDKFTRYGYNKGNFYLKDFFLNIARLNDNGKFVEYSNENIDDSSNEIIDFIAAEFTIPKKYSIASNLIQKNEEINSVKTITFEGSNITDYTFAIEPKNTFESYSNDTMQIETNLRVNKVTEIQKAIIIDKVIKFIEGYLGNSQNSKIMVSQIDYDRNPLYGLNQLPSFLSPFPNSFLYELEFLKAYSNNFLKQNLKIDYRKDHYVIDAIQTYLLIDYINEFYPDLDLIGNIGKIRLLKGFQLSKAKFNKQYEIVYLLTARKNLDQNLDESKENLIKFNERISSKYKAGLSFQYLNKYLGENIVVNSFKEFTQSNINKKTTSNQFEEIILKNAKQDVNWFFNNIIKSKTSVNYGFGKSEKLNDSIKIQIVNKSKNDVPITLSGFKKRKLVFEKWLPNIKTDSTLIFNKNEIDKLVINNDNSLLEINNRNNLKSLKGPFSLNRPLKFTLIKDIENRNYSQIFYYPEIAYNVYDGAILSLKFNNRSLIEKPFSIDLAPSFSTRTSSLTGDASVGYTQQRPNSKLYQIRYSLSGSYFHYVQDATYLRLNPFISFRFRDPDLRKNFRHTITLRQVVVNKEPNPLKIIETTPLNYSVFDVRYGFGNNETAKSYGLSSNVQLSGKFGKFIIEGGYSKLFESNYQIGVRVYAGTFMYKKTDTDYFNFGLDRPKDYLFDYNFYGRSETSGLFSQQIIIAEGGFKSKFVNPYANQWLTSLNVTSSVWKSIQLYGDAGLYKNKGFDSKFVYDSGVQVNLVPGYFELFFPVYSSNGFELGQKNYQEKIRFTVTLSPRTLISLFTRKWF from the coding sequence TTTAATTTTAACAGAAACATATAGTCAACAAAAAATCAGACTATCTGTAAAAGTTGATTCTACAAGCTCTATTTTAAAAGTCAATCAAACAGTCATTTTTACAAATTCTTCTCAAAAATCTTTATCAGAAATTATTGTAAACGACTGGAATCAAGCCTATTCGAACAGAAAAACAAATTTAGGCAAAAGACTGTCAGATGAGTATGTTCGTAGTTTCCATTTATCAAGAGAGAGAGAAAGAGGTAATACAACCATAAACTCAGTTACTGTTAACGAAACAATTTCTACTTGGGAACGTCTAGAAAATAAAACTGACTTAATTAGCATCAAACTTGACAAGAAACTTTTACCTGGAGAGTCAATTAATATTGAATTTGATTATATTCTAAAAATCCCAGAAGATAAATTCACAAGATACGGTTACAACAAGGGCAATTTTTATTTAAAAGATTTCTTTTTAAACATTGCTCGTTTAAATGATAACGGAAAATTTGTTGAATACAGTAACGAAAATATTGATGATTCTTCAAATGAAATTATTGATTTTATTGCAGCCGAATTTACTATCCCAAAAAAATATTCTATAGCTTCAAATTTGATTCAAAAAAATGAAGAGATAAACTCAGTAAAAACAATCACATTTGAAGGTTCAAATATAACCGACTACACTTTTGCAATAGAACCAAAAAACACTTTTGAGAGCTATTCAAATGATACAATGCAGATTGAAACAAACTTAAGAGTCAATAAAGTAACAGAAATTCAAAAAGCAATTATTATTGATAAAGTTATAAAATTCATTGAAGGATATTTAGGTAATTCTCAAAATTCCAAAATAATGGTTTCCCAAATCGATTATGATAGAAATCCGTTATATGGTTTGAATCAATTACCTAGTTTTTTGAGCCCATTTCCAAATTCATTCTTATATGAACTTGAATTCCTTAAAGCTTATTCAAATAATTTTCTGAAGCAAAATTTAAAAATTGATTACAGAAAAGATCATTATGTTATTGATGCAATTCAAACTTATCTTTTGATTGATTATATCAATGAGTTTTATCCTGATTTAGATTTAATAGGCAACATTGGAAAAATAAGACTCTTAAAAGGATTTCAACTATCAAAAGCAAAATTCAACAAACAATACGAAATAGTTTATTTACTGACTGCTAGGAAAAATTTAGATCAAAATCTTGACGAATCAAAAGAGAATTTAATAAAATTTAACGAACGTATTTCCAGTAAATACAAAGCTGGTTTAAGTTTTCAGTATCTCAATAAATATCTCGGAGAAAATATAGTTGTGAATTCTTTCAAAGAATTTACTCAATCAAACATTAACAAAAAAACAACTTCAAATCAATTTGAAGAAATTATTCTGAAAAATGCAAAACAAGATGTTAATTGGTTCTTCAACAATATAATTAAGTCAAAAACATCTGTTAATTATGGATTTGGTAAATCGGAAAAATTAAATGACTCAATTAAAATACAAATTGTAAATAAGAGCAAGAATGATGTGCCTATAACCTTATCTGGATTCAAAAAAAGAAAGTTAGTCTTTGAAAAATGGTTACCAAATATTAAAACTGATTCTACGCTTATATTCAATAAAAACGAAATAGATAAACTTGTAATCAATAATGACAATAGTTTACTTGAAATTAACAATCGTAATAATTTAAAATCGTTAAAAGGGCCTTTTTCATTAAACAGACCATTAAAATTTACCTTAATAAAAGACATAGAAAACAGAAATTACAGTCAGATTTTCTATTATCCAGAAATTGCATACAATGTTTACGATGGAGCAATTTTATCTTTAAAATTCAATAATCGTTCATTGATCGAGAAACCTTTTTCTATTGATTTAGCACCAAGTTTTTCTACAAGAACAAGCTCTTTAACTGGTGATGCCTCAGTTGGATACACACAACAAAGACCTAATTCTAAATTATATCAAATTAGATATTCATTGAGTGGATCCTATTTTCATTATGTTCAAGATGCAACTTATTTAAGATTAAATCCTTTTATTAGTTTTAGATTTAGAGATCCTGATTTAAGAAAAAATTTCAGACACACAATCACTTTGAGACAAGTTGTTGTAAACAAAGAACCTAACCCTTTAAAAATTATCGAAACAACACCTTTAAATTATTCAGTATTTGATGTACGCTACGGTTTTGGAAACAATGAAACCGCTAAATCTTATGGACTATCTTCAAATGTTCAACTTTCAGGTAAGTTTGGAAAATTTATCATTGAAGGCGGATATAGCAAATTATTTGAAAGTAATTACCAAATAGGAGTTAGAGTTTATGCAGGTACCTTTATGTATAAAAAAACAGACACTGATTACTTCAATTTTGGCTTAGACAGACCTAAAGACTATTTGTTTGATTATAACTTTTACGGAAGATCAGAAACATCAGGATTATTTAGCCAACAAATCATAATAGCTGAAGGTGGTTTTAAATCAAAATTTGTTAATCCATATGCTAATCAGTGGCTAACAAGCTTAAATGTTACTTCGTCAGTATGGAAATCAATTCAATTGTATGGTGATGCTGGATTGTATAAAAACAAAGGCTTTGATTCAAAATTTGTTTATGATAGTGGTGTTCAAGTAAATTTAGTACCAGGTTACTTCGAATTATTTTTTCCTGTTTATTCAAGTAATGGTTTCGAATTAGGTCAAAAAAACTATCAAGAAAAAATACGTTTTACTGTCACTTTGAGCCCTAGAACATTAATTAGCCTTTTTACTAGAAAATGGTTTTAA
- a CDS encoding alpha-ketoacid dehydrogenase subunit alpha/beta, with amino-acid sequence MIQVEDKKELTFEDFKTEVLNDYKIARTSRECSLLGRKEVLTGKAKFGIFGDGKEVPQLALAKAFQNGDFRSGYYRDQTFMMAIGAMTIEQFFAGLYGHTDLDFDPMSAGRQMGGHFATHSLDENGNWKNLTQQKNSSADISPTAGQMPRLLGLAQASKMYRNVEGINQTNFSEKGNEVAWGTIGNASTSEGLFFETINAAGVLQVPMVMSVWDDEYGISVHARYQTTKENISEILKGFQRDEDNNGYEILKVKGWDYPALVETYQKASTIAREEHVPVLIHVDELTQPQGHSTSGSHERYKNAERLAWEAEFDCLAQMRKWLLENNLATVEELEEIDTQAKKDVLEGKKVAWTNFTNPIKAERDELVAVLNSVASSSENKIFIEKYAADLAAIKEPIRKDLITLARKVLRMVIKENGKAQLASWITSYNKKIQPKFSSHLLSQSDKNVFSINEVLPTYDESAEEVDARLVLRDNFDAIFSKYPEALIFGEDSGNIGDVNQGLEGMQEKYGELRVSDAGIREATILGQGIGMAMRGLRPIAEIQYLDYLLYAIQIMSDDLATLQYRTAGRQKAPLIIRTRGHRLEGIWHSGSPMGMIINAIRGIHVLVPRNMTKAAGFYNTLLQTDEPALVVECLNGYRLKEKMPTNLGEFKTPIGVVETIKEGADITLVSYGSTLRLVEQAAKELLEVGIDAEIIDTQSLLPFDINHDIVKSLAKTNRLLVIDEDVPGGASAFILQQILDEQKGYKHLDSQPETLAAKAHRPAYGTDGDYFSKPSVEDIYEKVYEMMHESNPAKYPSLY; translated from the coding sequence ATGATACAAGTGGAAGATAAAAAAGAATTGACTTTTGAAGATTTTAAAACAGAAGTTTTAAACGATTATAAAATTGCACGCACAAGCCGTGAATGCAGTCTTCTTGGAAGAAAAGAAGTACTTACTGGAAAAGCTAAATTTGGAATTTTTGGAGACGGAAAAGAAGTCCCTCAATTAGCCTTAGCCAAAGCGTTTCAAAACGGTGATTTTCGTTCGGGATACTATCGTGATCAAACTTTTATGATGGCCATTGGAGCCATGACGATAGAACAGTTTTTTGCAGGATTATACGGGCATACCGACCTCGATTTCGATCCTATGAGTGCTGGTCGTCAAATGGGTGGACACTTTGCTACTCATTCACTTGACGAAAACGGAAACTGGAAAAATCTAACACAACAAAAAAACTCAAGTGCCGACATCTCTCCTACAGCAGGTCAAATGCCACGTTTATTAGGTTTAGCTCAAGCCTCTAAAATGTACAGAAATGTTGAAGGTATCAACCAAACTAACTTTTCTGAAAAAGGAAACGAAGTCGCTTGGGGAACGATCGGTAATGCCTCCACTTCTGAAGGATTATTCTTTGAAACCATAAACGCTGCTGGTGTTTTACAAGTGCCAATGGTCATGAGCGTTTGGGATGATGAGTATGGTATTTCCGTTCATGCCCGTTACCAAACCACCAAAGAAAATATATCGGAGATTTTAAAAGGTTTCCAACGTGATGAGGATAACAACGGTTATGAAATACTTAAAGTAAAAGGTTGGGACTACCCTGCATTAGTAGAGACATACCAAAAAGCGTCTACCATTGCAAGAGAAGAGCATGTGCCTGTTCTAATTCACGTTGATGAATTAACACAACCTCAAGGACATTCCACTTCAGGCTCACATGAGCGTTACAAAAATGCTGAACGTTTAGCATGGGAAGCTGAATTTGACTGTTTAGCACAAATGCGTAAATGGTTATTGGAGAATAATTTAGCAACTGTTGAAGAATTAGAAGAAATCGATACTCAAGCTAAAAAAGATGTTTTAGAAGGAAAAAAAGTGGCTTGGACAAACTTTACCAACCCTATTAAAGCAGAAAGAGACGAATTGGTTGCTGTTTTAAACTCAGTGGCTTCATCTTCAGAAAATAAAATATTCATTGAAAAATATGCTGCTGATTTAGCCGCAATCAAAGAACCGATTCGCAAAGACTTAATTACCCTAGCCCGTAAAGTTTTACGCATGGTAATTAAAGAGAACGGAAAAGCACAACTAGCTTCATGGATTACTTCCTATAACAAAAAAATCCAACCTAAATTCAGTTCACATTTACTCTCACAGTCTGATAAGAATGTATTTTCAATAAATGAAGTACTACCTACTTATGATGAATCTGCTGAAGAGGTAGATGCCCGTTTAGTATTGAGAGATAACTTTGATGCTATTTTCTCTAAATATCCAGAAGCCTTAATTTTTGGTGAAGATTCCGGAAACATTGGTGACGTAAACCAAGGATTAGAAGGAATGCAAGAAAAATATGGAGAATTACGAGTTTCCGATGCCGGTATTCGTGAAGCAACCATTCTTGGTCAAGGAATTGGTATGGCGATGCGTGGTTTACGCCCTATTGCAGAAATCCAATACTTAGACTATTTATTATATGCTATTCAAATCATGAGCGATGATTTAGCTACACTACAATATAGAACTGCTGGACGTCAAAAAGCACCATTAATCATTCGTACTCGCGGACACCGTTTAGAGGGAATTTGGCATTCTGGTTCACCAATGGGAATGATTATTAATGCTATTCGTGGTATTCATGTTTTAGTTCCACGAAATATGACTAAAGCAGCTGGTTTCTATAATACTTTATTGCAAACAGATGAGCCTGCATTGGTTGTAGAATGTTTGAATGGGTATCGTTTAAAAGAAAAAATGCCAACCAATCTTGGAGAATTCAAAACGCCTATTGGAGTTGTAGAAACCATCAAAGAAGGTGCAGATATTACTTTAGTTTCTTACGGTTCCACTTTACGCTTAGTAGAGCAAGCTGCAAAAGAATTACTTGAAGTAGGTATTGATGCTGAAATTATTGACACTCAATCATTATTACCTTTTGACATCAATCACGATATTGTAAAGTCATTAGCCAAAACGAATCGCTTATTAGTGATTGATGAAGATGTCCCTGGAGGCGCTTCAGCTTTCATTTTACAACAAATTCTAGATGAACAAAAGGGATATAAACATCTTGACAGTCAACCAGAAACTTTAGCAGCAAAGGCACACCGCCCTGCATATGGTACCGATGGGGATTATTTTTCTAAACCTTCAGTAGAAGATATTTACGAAAAAGTTTATGAAATGATGCACGAAAGTAATCCAGCTAAATATCCAAGTTTATACTAA
- a CDS encoding PAS domain-containing sensor histidine kinase produces MKNPTFYTKDRIDLERLKYAVFDNLIEGVQVIDFNWRYFYVNKSITLQGFSSKEELLSNTMMEKYPGIEKTEMFKSLQKCMDERVPSEVISEFDFPDGLKGWFELSIQPVPEGILVLSSDITKLKRADIELKKKLDEKNELLAQIISQKKQLEEFCQIISHNLRAPLSNLLLIGEMLAENHSLDDKYKYFEMQMPIIKSLQSIFEELVQATQIKMDATIKKKKIDLENITNKSIKKIRKKRSINEVNISSDFEDVKNIYYSKKYIKNILVNLISNAIKFSSPERIPTIHIKSYKKDNWICIDIEDNGLGIDLKRYKSDIFKLHKTFHNHPEAKGFGLFLTKIQVESLGGEVFVKSNVNKGSIFTIKLYKINHEE; encoded by the coding sequence GTGAAAAACCCAACTTTTTATACAAAAGATAGAATTGATTTAGAGCGTCTTAAGTATGCTGTTTTTGACAACTTAATTGAAGGTGTTCAGGTTATTGATTTTAATTGGAGATATTTTTATGTGAACAAATCAATTACGTTACAAGGATTTTCTAGCAAAGAAGAACTCTTAAGTAATACCATGATGGAAAAATATCCAGGTATTGAAAAAACCGAAATGTTTAAATCTTTACAAAAGTGTATGGATGAAAGAGTTCCTTCAGAAGTTATTTCAGAATTTGATTTTCCTGATGGATTAAAAGGATGGTTTGAATTAAGTATACAACCTGTTCCAGAAGGAATTCTAGTACTATCATCAGATATTACAAAACTTAAAAGAGCTGATATTGAGCTTAAGAAAAAGCTTGATGAAAAAAACGAATTATTAGCTCAAATTATTAGTCAAAAAAAACAATTAGAAGAATTTTGTCAAATTATTTCTCATAACCTTAGAGCCCCATTAAGTAATCTTCTATTAATTGGCGAAATGTTAGCAGAAAATCATTCTTTAGATGACAAATACAAATATTTTGAAATGCAAATGCCAATAATAAAATCACTTCAATCAATATTTGAAGAATTGGTTCAAGCTACACAAATAAAAATGGATGCCACCATTAAAAAGAAAAAAATTGATTTGGAAAATATAACAAATAAGTCAATTAAAAAAATCAGAAAAAAAAGATCTATTAATGAAGTAAATATTTCCTCTGATTTTGAAGATGTAAAAAATATATATTATTCAAAAAAGTACATAAAAAACATTTTAGTAAACTTAATAAGTAACGCTATTAAATTTAGCTCACCCGAAAGAATTCCAACAATACATATTAAAAGTTATAAAAAAGACAATTGGATATGTATCGACATAGAAGACAACGGATTAGGCATAGATTTAAAAAGATACAAATCCGATATTTTTAAACTTCACAAGACATTTCACAATCATCCAGAAGCTAAGGGTTTTGGATTATTTTTAACAAAAATTCAAGTTGAATCTCTAGGTGGTGAAGTTTTTGTAAAAAGTAATGTAAATAAAGGCAGCATCTTTACTATAAAACTTTATAAAATTAATCATGAAGAATAG
- a CDS encoding response regulator, translating into MKNRVKNICVIDDDKTFQYLTHCVITDTHLIQDIEMFSNGLDALNYLQNNCLDEKKLPDIILLDLFMPVMDGWGFLKNYTEIESKLVKKIPIYIVSSSIDPIDIQKSKSLGHVTDFIVKPMTKEVFLKILKNKTQ; encoded by the coding sequence ATGAAGAATAGAGTAAAAAACATATGTGTGATTGATGATGATAAGACTTTTCAGTATTTAACACATTGTGTTATTACAGACACTCATCTTATTCAAGACATTGAAATGTTTTCTAATGGATTAGACGCTTTAAATTATTTACAGAACAACTGTTTAGATGAAAAAAAATTACCTGATATAATTTTGCTTGATCTTTTCATGCCAGTTATGGATGGATGGGGGTTTTTAAAAAATTACACTGAAATAGAATCTAAATTAGTAAAAAAAATTCCTATTTATATCGTTTCTTCATCCATAGATCCAATTGATATTCAAAAATCTAAATCACTGGGACATGTTACAGACTTTATTGTAAAACCAATGACTAAAGAAGTATTTCTAAAAATACTTAAAAATAAAACTCAATAA
- a CDS encoding fasciclin domain-containing protein, protein MKTQKFLSVAFLGIALSFGISSNAQKSVIVGGAPMYPTKNIIENAVNSKDHTTLVEAVKAGDLISVLSGKGPFTVFAPTNSAFEKLPMGTVDNLLKPENKATLQAILTYHVVSGSLDSKAIAKAIKDGNGKATLTTVQGGKLVCTMEGKNLIITDEKGNKSMVTTANVYQSNGVIHVIDSVVLPN, encoded by the coding sequence ATGAAAACACAAAAATTTTTATCAGTAGCATTTTTAGGAATTGCATTATCATTTGGTATCTCGTCAAATGCACAAAAATCAGTAATTGTAGGTGGTGCTCCAATGTATCCAACAAAAAACATTATTGAAAATGCTGTAAACTCAAAAGACCATACAACTTTAGTTGAAGCTGTTAAAGCTGGTGATTTAATTTCGGTATTATCTGGAAAAGGCCCATTTACCGTTTTTGCCCCTACAAATTCTGCCTTCGAAAAATTACCTATGGGAACAGTTGATAATTTACTGAAACCAGAAAACAAAGCAACATTACAAGCAATATTGACTTATCATGTTGTATCTGGAAGTTTAGACAGCAAAGCTATTGCAAAAGCGATTAAAGACGGAAATGGAAAAGCAACTCTTACAACGGTACAAGGCGGAAAACTAGTATGCACAATGGAAGGGAAAAATCTTATTATTACTGATGAAAAAGGCAACAAATCTATGGTTACCACAGCAAATGTGTATCAATCGAACGGAGTAATACATGTTATAGACTCAGTTGTATTACCAAATTAA
- the yaaA gene encoding peroxide stress protein YaaA, which translates to MKIVISPAKSLDFEKSLPTEKYTKPNYLKQSKEIIKVLKTLKPKDLSELMDISDALGELNWQRNKKFKTPFTPENARPAIYAFNGDVYQGLDSYSIPEEKLDILQDKLRILSGQYGLLKPLDLIQPYRLEMGTNLAIGESKNLYAYWKETLTKALNKELKKNELFINLASNEYFSAIDTKTLKVPVITLEFKDYKDGKLKMISFFAKKARGMMVRYIIDYDIETLEGLKGFNYEGYAFDANLSKGNTLVFTR; encoded by the coding sequence ATGAAAATTGTTATTTCTCCTGCAAAATCTCTAGACTTCGAAAAAAGTCTTCCTACAGAAAAATATACTAAGCCTAATTATTTAAAGCAATCTAAAGAAATTATAAAAGTTTTAAAAACACTAAAACCGAAAGATTTATCAGAACTGATGGATATTTCAGATGCTTTAGGGGAATTAAATTGGCAACGTAACAAAAAATTCAAAACACCTTTTACTCCTGAAAACGCTCGACCAGCAATTTACGCTTTCAATGGAGATGTTTACCAAGGGCTTGACTCCTACTCTATTCCTGAAGAAAAATTAGACATATTACAAGATAAGCTTCGAATTCTTTCAGGTCAATATGGTCTTTTAAAACCGTTAGATTTAATACAACCCTATCGTTTAGAAATGGGAACCAATTTAGCTATTGGTGAGAGTAAAAATCTTTATGCATATTGGAAAGAAACACTTACAAAAGCACTAAATAAAGAATTAAAAAAGAACGAACTATTCATTAATCTAGCGAGTAACGAATATTTTTCTGCTATTGATACTAAAACCTTAAAAGTTCCGGTAATAACTCTTGAGTTTAAAGATTATAAAGACGGAAAACTGAAAATGATTTCATTTTTTGCCAAAAAAGCCCGAGGAATGATGGTTAGATATATTATTGATTATGATATTGAAACACTAGAAGGCCTGAAAGGTTTTAATTATGAAGGTTATGCTTTTGATGCGAATTTATCAAAAGGGAATACACTGGTCTTTACAAGATAA
- the rho gene encoding transcription termination factor Rho has product MFDISVLKEMKLSELQEIAKIAKISKFKTLKKDELVYQILDYQAANPEKISNPDSSAPIEEPKQKRARIAKDTKPQVAKQQMEKKPEEQQAITFEEERPTEKVENESSKESTREFKDSRNQKNNRFQKNDKQKNQKPLAENETSNQNIPALASDTEPVQAQSQSQEVEAKVETENPEKGFKNNNPNQNQNQKHKKTTNFREPDYEFEGIIESEGVLEMMPDGYGFLRSSDYNYLASPDDIYLSTSQIRLFGLKTGDTVKGVVRPPKEGEKYFPLVKVLKINGHDPQVVRDRVSFEHLTPVFPTEKFKLAEKGSSISTRIIDLFSPIGKGQRGMIVAQPKTGKTMLLKDIANAIAANHPEVYMIVLLIDERPEEVTDMQRSVRAEVVASTFDREPQEHVKIANIVLEKAKRLVECGHDVVILLDSITRLARAYNTVQPASGKVLSGGVDANALQKPKRFFGAARNVENGGSLSIIATALTETGSKMDEVIFEEFKGTGNMELQLDRKIANRRIFPSVDLTSSSTRRDDLLLDEKTIQRMWIMRKYLADMNPVEAMEFINDRFKKTRNNEEFLISMND; this is encoded by the coding sequence ATGTTTGATATTTCTGTTTTAAAAGAAATGAAATTATCTGAGTTGCAAGAAATTGCTAAGATTGCAAAAATTTCAAAATTCAAAACACTTAAAAAGGATGAGCTTGTTTACCAGATATTAGATTATCAAGCAGCAAATCCAGAAAAGATTTCTAATCCGGATAGTTCAGCCCCCATTGAGGAGCCTAAACAAAAAAGAGCAAGAATTGCTAAAGATACCAAGCCACAGGTTGCTAAGCAACAAATGGAAAAAAAACCAGAGGAGCAACAAGCTATAACTTTTGAAGAAGAAAGACCAACTGAAAAAGTTGAAAATGAATCTTCAAAAGAATCAACTAGAGAATTTAAAGATTCTCGCAACCAAAAAAATAATCGTTTTCAAAAAAATGATAAGCAAAAAAATCAAAAACCACTTGCTGAAAACGAAACTTCAAATCAAAATATTCCTGCCTTAGCGTCAGATACTGAACCAGTACAAGCTCAATCACAATCACAAGAAGTCGAAGCAAAAGTAGAGACTGAGAATCCTGAAAAAGGCTTTAAGAATAATAATCCTAATCAAAATCAGAATCAAAAGCACAAAAAAACAACTAATTTCCGTGAACCGGATTACGAGTTCGAAGGAATTATAGAAAGTGAAGGTGTTTTAGAAATGATGCCTGATGGTTATGGTTTTTTGCGTTCATCAGATTACAACTATTTAGCATCACCAGATGATATCTATTTATCAACGTCGCAAATTCGTTTGTTTGGTTTAAAAACTGGTGATACAGTTAAAGGGGTGGTTCGTCCTCCAAAAGAAGGAGAGAAGTATTTTCCTTTGGTAAAAGTATTAAAAATCAATGGTCATGACCCACAAGTTGTTCGTGACAGAGTTTCATTTGAACACTTAACCCCAGTTTTCCCAACAGAAAAATTCAAATTGGCAGAAAAAGGGAGCTCTATATCAACACGTATTATCGATTTGTTTTCACCTATTGGTAAAGGTCAACGTGGTATGATTGTAGCACAACCTAAAACTGGTAAAACTATGTTACTTAAGGATATTGCTAATGCTATTGCTGCAAATCATCCTGAAGTTTACATGATTGTATTACTTATTGATGAGCGTCCTGAAGAGGTAACAGACATGCAACGCAGTGTTCGTGCGGAAGTTGTAGCTTCTACATTTGATAGAGAACCACAAGAGCATGTTAAAATTGCCAATATTGTTTTAGAAAAAGCTAAGCGTTTGGTAGAATGTGGTCACGATGTAGTAATTCTTTTAGATTCAATTACACGTTTAGCACGTGCTTATAATACTGTACAACCAGCTTCGGGTAAAGTTTTAAGTGGTGGTGTTGATGCTAATGCATTACAAAAACCAAAACGTTTCTTTGGAGCGGCTCGTAATGTAGAAAACGGAGGATCGTTAAGTATAATAGCAACAGCGTTAACAGAGACTGGTTCTAAAATGGATGAAGTTATCTTCGAAGAATTTAAAGGAACTGGTAACATGGAACTTCAGTTAGATCGTAAGATTGCTAATCGTCGTATTTTCCCATCTGTTGACCTTACATCGTCAAGTACTCGTCGTGACGATTTATTATTAGATGAAAAAACAATTCAACGTATGTGGATTATGCGCAAGTATCTTGCAGATATGAATCCTGTTGAAGCTATGGAATTCATTAATGATAGATTTAAGAAAACTAGAAATAATGAAGAATTTCTTATTTCAATGAATGATTAA
- a CDS encoding DUF4293 domain-containing protein codes for MIQRIQSVYLVLAVICNGALPFVFHLWKIETNAIYFMSDITYTILFGLSTSLALLSLISFKKRQQQFVMNRLNIILNLILLGLFVYRTLNLSGDMPVISEKGIGMFLPILTILLLVFANKAIKKDEDLVKSVDRLR; via the coding sequence ATGATTCAAAGAATTCAAAGTGTATATTTAGTTTTAGCAGTTATTTGTAATGGAGCATTGCCTTTTGTTTTTCATTTATGGAAAATAGAAACCAATGCTATATACTTTATGAGTGATATTACATATACCATTTTATTTGGGCTAAGCACATCATTGGCTTTGTTAAGTTTAATTTCATTTAAAAAGAGACAACAACAATTTGTGATGAACAGATTGAATATAATATTGAACTTAATTTTACTAGGATTATTTGTATATCGTACACTAAATCTATCTGGAGATATGCCTGTCATATCTGAGAAGGGTATTGGGATGTTCTTACCTATCTTAACTATCTTATTATTAGTTTTTGCTAATAAAGCCATCAAGAAGGATGAAGATCTCGTAAAATCTGTGGATCGATTAAGATAA